GCTCATCTTTTTTGAATTTTTATGCCATTTATTGATTTTTACTGCTATTGCCGTTGTTAACCGAGCCAATCGGTGACGAAAAAAACGATGCTCAGGTTAATATCGATTTGATTTAAAAAAGAAAAATACCCACTTTGCGGTTAATTTATTCGAGTCGGATCGCAGCGAAAGAAGTGATACACTAGCGCGTAAAAGTCAGTGCAATATCAGTGATCGGGTAGCTGTTGAGCCTGGGGCGGTAGCGTGCTGTTTTCTGCTTAACTTTATCGGACAATCACAACAAAAGAGTCGCGTGTGGAAAAGCCTTTTCGAAAAATTCTGGTCATCAAGATGCGTTTCCACGGGGATATGCTATTAACCACTCCCGTTATCAGTACGCTGAAGCAGAACTATCCTGACGCCAAAATCGATATGCTTCTTTACCAGGATACGATGCCTATTTTGTCGGAAAACCCCGAGATTAATACCCTTTATGGCATCAGTAATAAGGGAACAGGGGCGGCAGAGAAAATTAAAAATACGCTTTCGCTGATTAAGACCTTACGCAACAACCAATATGATCTGGTCATCAACCTGACCGATCAGTGGATCGTGGCGCTGATTGTCCGTTTTTTACACGCAAGAGTAAAAATATCCCAGGATTTCGCCAACCGGCAGTCTGCATTCTGGAAACAGAGTTTTACCCATCTCGTTCCCTATTCCGGCGAACACGTTGTCGAACGTACGCTGTCAGCACTCAAACCGCTGGGGCTGGAGCATATTGTTACTGAAACGACGATGAGCTATCGACCTGAACACTGGGAGAATATGCGTCGACAGTTGCGCCAGCTTGGCGTGACGCATCAGTATGTGGTGATTCAACCTACGGCAAGGCAGTTATTTAAGTGCTGGGATAATGACAAATTTTCCCGCGTCATTGATGCTCTTGAACGTCGTGGTTATCAGGTCGTGCTGACGTCCGGCCCTTCTGCTGACGATTTAGCCTGTGTGGAAGAGATTGCGCTGGGGTGCGAAACCAAACCGGTAA
The sequence above is drawn from the Citrobacter amalonaticus genome and encodes:
- the rfaQ gene encoding lipopolysaccharide core heptosyltransferase RfaQ — protein: MEKPFRKILVIKMRFHGDMLLTTPVISTLKQNYPDAKIDMLLYQDTMPILSENPEINTLYGISNKGTGAAEKIKNTLSLIKTLRNNQYDLVINLTDQWIVALIVRFLHARVKISQDFANRQSAFWKQSFTHLVPYSGEHVVERTLSALKPLGLEHIVTETTMSYRPEHWENMRRQLRQLGVTHQYVVIQPTARQLFKCWDNDKFSRVIDALERRGYQVVLTSGPSADDLACVEEIALGCETKPVTGLAGKTRFPELGALIDHAALFIGVDSAPGHIAAAVKTPVICLFGATDHVFWRPWTDNIIQFWAGDYQPMPKRSELDRNKKYMSVIPVEDVIAATEKLLPQNAQIIEMDAPV